GTGCTTTTCCCTGATGGGTCAATATCCTTATTTGGCTTTGCAAGTACTCTAGTTGTTTGTCTTGATATCCCTCTAGATAGAGCGACATAGAGTTGGCCATGAGAGAACACCGGCTCAGGAAGATAGATGCCAACATTTGGGATGGTTTGACCGTGGGCTTTGTTGATTGTCATGGCAAAACTAAGCCGAATTGGAAATTGCTTTCTTTTGAACTTGAAGGGGAGAATATCATCCTCTGAAGGATAGAGAGGAATTCGTGGAAGGAACTGGACCTGTAACTGCAAAACTGGAGGTGACATCTCACTTAGATTGAAAGAATAAATCCTCCATATAGCCTCTGGAGGTGATATAAACCTTGCATCCCTATAAATCCTCCATATAGCCGAGGATATTGATGATAAATATATGCCAGATGGACTGATGGTGAATCGAGTTCCAGCTTTTGGACGACTTGTGCCAGAACCACCAACATCCGCCACTGTTTTAAGGAAAAAGGGTCAACAACAGTGTGATGAAATATACAAAAAAATAAATTTTGATATTTGATATTTGTTAATTCATTACGTATGACAACCTTGTTTTCCTTTTGATGAAGGCCCCAGTTGAGTAAATACTGAATCATGCTTCTCATAGTTTGAACTGGCCACGACTTCCTTTCCTGTAATGTAGGTTCAACCTTATCCCATCAAAAATTATACATCATATATTAAAGAGGTAAATGAACATTCAACGGTCATTGATAATATTAGAAATGAATATTTTGTCGATTAGAACAGTACCTGTCATGCATATGTTCTTATTAGCTCTTGTAGTTTTCTGCTGGGGTGTTGGTTGTGTATTGCTACAACTTGCGCTGCACTCACGCCTCATTCTTTTGTACTCACGATTCCTTTGCAAATAGGCTTCCCTCTGATATGGAGTCATTTGCAGATATCTGTCCCGGTCACGGTAACGCTTGCGCTGGGAAGAATTCATTTATGTAGCATTTTTGGTTTCAACTAAAGGATCATTCTGCTCTCCAACGATAGCTAATATTTTcccacaaaacaaaacaagcaaaaaacaaataGTATGTCAAGGCAAAGGATCGATAAGGATAATAATTAGATATCAAGATAATAATAAAAACTTACAATAGTTCCCTTTTGGTGAAGTTGTCGGGTGAACATTTGTAATATCTCTGAAGGGAACCCGGCCTTCCATCTTGTCGATTTTACTTGATTTTGTAAGCCAAGTGTTTTCAACCACAACCTACAGTATAAGCATTTGACCATTTTTTAGGTTGCCAAACCCAAGAAAAATAATTAAAGCATATACAAATTTACAAATAGCCATGAGACATGAACAGAATGAACATATGTTGCATTGCCTTTCATAGTGTACTGTTTGGACAAAAACACAAACACCTTGCGTGCAAGAAAAGTAGAAAAATCAGCAAGCTACAATCGGACCAGTGGATTTGTATTCCATATCATTGTAAGCAAGAAGAATCACTTGCAGAATATTCTCACGCAGCAAAATTCCCAAAGGAGCAGAAGAATCAGCAACCTCACCTGTGGTCACCTGGCCGTAGATGGATGTCCAACTCCTCTGAGCCTGGAATCACCAGGCGCAAACAAATTTCGAAGCAAGCCAGAGACTGCAAGGAGACGGGGCTGGAAATGCACTCTGGACGTGGAGGTGATTCGGAGGTGCTGCCGTGCTGGGTGTGTGGACGGGGGGTGGACCAATGGAGCTGGAGGTGTGTGACCCgcgggctagagaaattgaaataCTGGATACGGAGCATCCAGATTACAGGGGAAAGATCAGCATGAGGAGGTTGGCGGGGAATCGATTTGCCAGAGCCTGGAGGCTACCGTGGGTTGTGGAATTCTCTAGAAGGGCGGCTCGTTTTCAGGTTTGGCGGGATTACGTGGGTGACGAATCCGGATGATACAGGCCGTTCGATTTAATAAGTTGACGGCCACAGATGATTCCATCCTAGATGTGGCCGGTAAAACATGAGAGAAGATGGCAGATTCAAATATTCAAAAAATCGTGTACTACAGTAGTAGAGAAAAATATCCCCATCTGTTTCCTCCCGTATTTGGTGGAACAGAAGAGAGAAACCATCTACAAACTTTTAACTACTTTAGTCGAACAAGTAGCTCCATGGCGGTGTCTCGACGCCACCGAGCTCGAGGTCTTCCCGCCACGGTCTGGTGTCCGGCGACTCCATGAACAGGCCCTCCGAGTAGCACGATCCGGCATCGATGCCGACAAACCAGTGCTCAT
This window of the Triticum aestivum cultivar Chinese Spring chromosome 5D, IWGSC CS RefSeq v2.1, whole genome shotgun sequence genome carries:
- the LOC123122241 gene encoding uncharacterized protein isoform X1 produces the protein MNSSQRKRYRDRDRYLQMTPYQREAYLQRNREYKRMRRECSASCSNTQPTPQQKTTRANKNICMTGKEVVASSNYEKHDSVFTQLGPSSKGKQVADVGGSGTSRPKAGTRFTISPSGIYLSSISSAIWRIYRDARFISPPEAIWRIYSFNLSEMSPPVLQLQVQFLPRIPLYPSEDDILPFKFKRKQFPIRLSFAMTINKAHGQTIPNVGIYLPEPVFSHGQLYVALSRGISRQTTRVLAKPNKDIDPSGKSTKNIVYRDVLV